The following coding sequences lie in one Arachis stenosperma cultivar V10309 chromosome 5, arast.V10309.gnm1.PFL2, whole genome shotgun sequence genomic window:
- the LOC130978989 gene encoding pentatricopeptide repeat-containing protein At5g65560-like isoform X2 → MRKPTLLFVTPLHRHRHHLKPFSSAAPLPQQPYPDHHHSDLPSKLFTILSNPKWRKHPSLKTLIRHLTSSTLSSLFSLDLHPLTALNFFRWILKNHRAFVPTLHSYHALLLILVRNRHLQAAENVRNSMIKTCSSPHDARDVEKAYRVFRLMPNMGCRRDEVSYTTMIHGLCEARRLDEALMLFAQMEEEHCVPTVRTYTVLIGALFESGKEPEALHLFEEMVNRGCEPNVYTYTVLIDYFCKGGRMDEAMTRLNEMLEKRLAPTVVPYNALIAGYCLWGMMEEAMGILRLMESNKVRPNARTFNELICGYCRSKSMDRAMGLLNKMVATKLSPNLITYNTLIYGLCKAGIVDSASRLIHLMVKDGLSPDHRTLSAYIDCLCRMGRVEAAHQVFDSMREKHIEANEHIYTVLIDGYCKAGKIEDAHLLFKDMLAEECLPNSITFNALIDGLRKDGKMQDALSLVEEMVNHDTKPTVYTYTMLIEEMLKEGNFDRANRTLDQMISSGCQPNVVTYTAFIKSLCSQGRLQDAEDMVVKIKTEGILLDSFIHDLLINAYGCMGQLDSAFDVLKRMFADGCEPSRQTYSILMKYLLNDKHKKKGKNVVGVDLSSINISNDNADLWKIVDFEIINVLFEKMVQYGCVPNVNTYSKLIKGLCKVESFDLAFRLLNHMTERGISPSENIHNSLLSAYCKLGKYEEAVRLLDSMMESSHLAHLQSCKLLICGLVEQGNSDKAEAVFTSLIHCGYYNDEVAWKVLIDGLIKRGSVDQSSKLLNIMLKNGCRLHPATYSMSTLEQNEE, encoded by the exons ATGAGAAAGCCCACGCTCCTTTTCGTCACTCCCCTCCACCGCCACCGCCACCACCTTAAACCCTTCTCTTCAGCCGCTCCTCTTCCCCAACAACCCTACCCCGATCACCACCACTCGGATCTCCCTTCCAAGCTCTTCACCATCCTCTCCAACCCAAAATGGCGAAAACACCCTTCTCTTAAAACCCTAATCCGCCACCTCACCTCATCCACTCTCTCCTCCCTCTTCTCCCTCGACCTCCATCCACTCACCGCCCTCAACTTCTTCCGATGGATCCTCAAAAACCACCGCGCTTTCGTCCCCACTCTCCATTCCTACCATGCTCTCCTTCTCATCCTCGTCCGTAACCGCCACCTCCAAGCCGCCGAGAATGTCCGCAACTCCATGATCAAGACCTGCTCTTCGCCACACGACGCAAG AGACGTGGAGAAGGCTTATAGGGTGTTTAGGCTTATGCCGAATATGGGGTGCCGGAGGGATGAGGTCTCGTATACTACTATGATACACGGTCTTTGTGAAGCTCGGCGACTTGATGAAGCTCTCATGTTGTTCGCACAAATGGAGGAGGAGCATTGCGTTCCCACAGTTCGGACTTATACTGTGCTCATTGGTGCTTTATTTGAGTCTGGTAAGGAACCGGAAGCGCTGCATCTATTTGAGGAGATGGTAAACAGAGGTTGCGAGCCAAATGTTTATACCTACACTGTGTTGATTGACTACTTCTGTAAGGGAGGCAGAATGGATGAGGCGATGACAAGATTGAATGAAATGCTCGAGAAAAGGTTGGCGCCCACTGTTGTGCCTTACAATGCCTTGATTGCTGGGTATTGTCTATGGGGAATGATGGAGGAAGCAATGGGTATTCTGCGTCTTATGGAGTCAAATAAAGTTCGTCCAAATGCTCGGACGTTTAATGAACTGATTTGTGGATATTGCAGGAGCAAAAGCATGGACAGGGCAATGGGACTACTTAATAAAATGGTTGCAACTAAGCTGTCACCTAACCTCATTACATATAACACATTAATTTATGGGCTGTGTAAAGCAGGTATAGTGGATAGTGCCAGTCGGTTGATTCACTTGATGGTCAAGGATGGCTTAAGCCCTGATCATCGGACTTTGAGTGCGTATATAGACTGTCTCTGTAGAATGGGTAGAGTTGAAGCAGCTCATCAGGTTTTTGACTCCATGAGGGAAAAACATATTGAAGCAAATGAACATATATATACCGTCTTGATTGATGGGTACTGCAAAGCTGGTAAAATTGAAGATGCCCATTTGTTGTTCAAAGATATGCTTGCTGAGGAATGCTTGCCCAATTCAATCACTTTCAATGCATTGATAGATGGGTTGCGGAAGGATGGAAAAATGCAAGATGCATTGTCATTGGTGGAAGAAATGGTAAACCATGACACAAAGCCCACTGTTTACACCTATACAATGCTAATTGAGGAAATGCTGAAGGAAGGAAACTTTGATCGAGCTAATAGAACTCTTGACCAAATGATCTCTTCTGGATGTCAACCTAATGTGGTCACGTACACTGCATTCATCAAGTCACTTTGCAGTCAAGGAAGATTACAGGATGCTGAGGATATGGTGGTCAAGATTAAAACGGAAGGCATATTGCTAGACTCCTTTATCCATGATTTATTAATTAATGCATACGGATGTATGGGACAACTAGACAGTGCCTTTGATGTTCTCAAGCGCATGTTTGCTGATGGTTGTGAGCCTTCTCGTCAAACCTATTCCATCCTAATGAAGTATCTACTAAATGATAAACATAAGAAGAAAGGCAAGAATGTTGTGGGAGTTGATTTAAGTTCAATCAATATCTCAAATGATAATGCAGATTTGTGGAAGATAGTCGATTTTGAAATTATAAACGTACTCTTTGAGAAAATGGTTCAATATGGTTGTGTACCCAATGTAAACACATACAGCAAGCTTATCAAAGGACTCTGCAAAGTAGAAAGCTTTGATTTAGCTTTTAGATTGTTAAATCATATGACGGAAAGAGGAATCTCTCCCTCCGAGAATATTCATAACTCACTTCTAAGTGCTTACTGCAAGTTGGGAAAGTATGAGGAAGCAGTGAGATTGTTAGATTCTATGATGGAGAGTAGCCATTTAGCACATCTGCAATCTTGTAAGCTTCTCATTTGTGGGCTTGTTGAACAAGGAAACAGTGATAAGGCTGAGGCAGTTTTTACTAGTTTGATACACTGTGGGTATTACAATGATGAAGTGGCTTGGAAAGTTCTAATTGATGGCTTAATCAAGAGGGGATCTGTTGATCAAAGCTCTAAATTGCTGAACATCATGCTGAAGAATGGATGCCGCTTACATCCCGCGACATACTCTATGTCAACGCTGGAACAAAATGAAGAGTAA
- the LOC130983078 gene encoding pentatricopeptide repeat-containing protein At5g65570 produces MNFYYSLIAQCAHTKSLTILRALHSHVIKSCASYLSFGGHKLIHGYIKCGSLDDARKLFDEMPNRHIVTWNSMISSHINHGRSREALDLFGNMLVEGALPDAYTFSAILKAFAEMGVLSHGQRAHGLAVVLGLEVLDGFVASAIVDMYAKFGRIRDAGLVFQRVLDKDVVLCTALIVGYSQHGFYSEALEVFEDMVDRGVKANEYTLASVLISCGNLGDLVNGQLIHSLLVKSGLESVVASQTSLLTMYSKCGMVEDSMKVFNHLAYASQVTWTSFIVGLVQNGREEVAVSVFREMMRCSMNPNPFTLSSILQACSSLAMLEVGEQVHAITLKTGVGGNKYVGAALINLYGKCGYIDKARSVFEVLMELDLVSINSMIYAYSQNGFGQEALQLFERIKKLGHEPNGMTFTSILLACKNAGLVEEGCQIFSSIRNNHNIELTKDHFAGMIDLLGRSKRVEEAAKLIEEVRNPDVVLWRTLLNACRIHGEVEMAEKIIKKIHELAPGDGGTHVLLTNLYASAGKWNQVVEMKSKIRDLKLKKSPAMSWVDVDREVHTFMAGDFSHPRAHEIFYTLHELVEKVKILGYNPDTRFVLQHLDDDEMKLSSLYYHSEKLAIAFALWKTGSRKTSIRIFKNLRVCGDCHSWIKFVSLLTGRDIIARDANRFHHFKGGICSCKDYW; encoded by the coding sequence ATGAACTTTTATTATTCTCTGATTGCACAATGCGCGCACACAAAATCCTTAACAATCCTCAGAGCACTGCACAGCCACGTCATCAAATCCTGTGCCTCGTACTTATCTTTTGGTGGCCACAAGCTTATTCATGGCTACATTAAGTGCGGCAGCCTTGATGATGCACGCAAGCTGTTCGACGAAATGCCCAACAGACACATAGTGACTTGGAATTCCATGATCTCTTCTCATATCAATCATGGCAGGAGCAGAGAAGCCCTTGACCTCTTTGGTAACATGCTTGTTGAGGGTGCTCTGCCAGATGCTTACACTTTCTCTGCTATCTTGAAGGCCTTTGCAGAGATGGGTGTTTTGAGCCACGGCCAAAGGGCTCATGGGTTGGCTGTGGTTTTGGGTTTGGAGGTCTTGGATGGGTTTGTTGCTAGTGCTATAGTCGATATGTATGCCAAGTTTGGTAGAATAAGGGATGCCGGTTTAGTCTTTCAGCGTGTTTTAGATAAAGATGTTGTCTTATGCACTGCATTGATTGTAGGCTATTCTCAACATGGTTTTTATAGTGAGGCCTTGGAGGTTTTTGAGGACATGGTTGACAGGGGAGTCAAGGCTAATGAATATACTCTTGCTAGTGTATTGATAAGTTGTGGTAATCTTGGGGATTTGGTTAATGGTCAGTTGATTCATAGTCTTCTTGTTAAATCTGGTCTGGAATCTGTTGTTGCTTCTCAGACTTCGCTTCTTACCATGTATTCGAAATGTGGCATGGTTGAGGATTCTATGAAGGTTTTTAATCATCTTGCTTATGCAAGTCAGGTAACTTGGACATCTTTTATAGTGGGTCTTGTGCAAAATGGGAGGGAGGAGGTTGCTGTCTCAGTTTTCAGGGAGATGATGCGCTGTTCGATGAATCCAAATCCTTTCACGTTATCTAGTATTCTTCAGGCATGTTCAAGCCTTGCAATGCTTGAAGTAGGGGAACAAGTTCATGCCATAACTCTGAAAACAGGAGTGGGAGGAAATAAGTATGTCGGTGCTGCACTGATTAATTTGTATGGAAAATGTGGATATATAGATAAGGCTAGGTCTGTTTTTGAGGTGTTGATGGAGTTAGATTTAGTATCTATCAACTCAATGATCTATGCTTATTCCCAAAATGGATTTGGCCAAGAAGCACTTCAGCTATTTGAAAGAATTAAAAAGTTGGGACATGAGCCTAATGGTATGACATTTACGAGCATTCTcttggcatgcaaaaatgcagGGTTAGTTGAAGAAGGCTGTCAAATATTTTCCTCCATTAGGAACAACCACAATATTGAGTTGACGAAAGACCATTTTGCTGGCATGATTGACTTGCTAGGACGATCTAAGAGAGTTGAAGAAGCTGCAAAGTTGATAGAGGAAGTGAGAAATCCAGATGTGGTACTGTGGAGGACACTGCTAAACGCTTGTAGGATTCACGGCGAGGTAGAGATGGCTGAaaagattattaaaaaaatccatgAGCTTGCTCCCGGGGATGGGGGAACTCATGTCCTCCTGACGAATCTTTATGCTTCAGCTGGAAAATGGAACCAGGTAGTTGAGATGAAAAGCAAAATAAGAGatttgaaattgaagaaaagtCCTGCTATGAGTTGGGTTGATGTAGATAGAGAGGTTCACACTTTTATGGCTGGAGATTTTTCTCACCCAAGAGCTCACGAGATTTTTTATACTTTGCATGAATTGGTAGAAAAGGTTAAAATTCTGGGTTATAATCCAGATACCAGATTTGTGTTGCAGCATTTGGACGATGATGAGATGAAGTTGAGTTCTTTATATTATCACAGTGAAAAATTAGCCATAGCCTTTGCTTTGTGGAAGACTGGTAGTAGGAAAACTAGTATAAGGATTTTTAAGAATCTTAGAGTTTGTGGGGACTGTCACAGTTGGATAAAATTCGTTTCTTTACTCACCGGGAGAGATATTATTGCTAGAGATGCCAACAGATTCCATCATTTTAAAGGAGGAATTTGTTCTTGCAAAGATTATTGGTGA
- the LOC130982243 gene encoding KH domain-containing protein HEN4 isoform X1, with protein sequence MQDSTSASAAVEPDYNHHHHQYAQLKRNNRTKRPVFKVLQGQIAFRLVCHASTVGGLIGSSGSIVSQLRRDTGCKIHCEDSVSGTDDRVILVIGPVLPRKGVALSDGDVDLVDVSSAQEAVLRVFERICELEMEKGFNNPNRVVNGEVTCKLLAHTSQIGAVVGKGGKNISTIRNNSGAKIRVCPSPQCAAKDEELLLITGGILAVKKALISVSYCLQDCPPLNKVSQPVATSTVSSSDTLSLDPNADLFPHLNSWLLSMEGLSIYDSYDASKRTTKSNGASSHETKVTEREIVFRLLCSNNVAGSVIGKKGAIVRNLESKTGASIIFAAPLSEFAERIVTISAIEVSHMRKLHCATNNPCYWYLQGSLSNLESCYSPSQDAVFLVFARIIEDHIEKGFLSISSMESPVTVRLLITSSSVSCLSGNESQVISELKELTGADIQILYGESVPTATDNDVVLQITGAYRCVQNALYKVTCIIRDNFSPNEVPAESRMKSSWKPNKDPPRGNHFGHGRSFPSGRFLQKNVAVHAETISKNGEVHSDLSGRANLLATVTNTTVEIVVSEHVFGSVYGEDGGNLDRIKQISGADVQVYDPCAGKSGGRVVISGTPDQTFAAQSLLQAFIQTGQRGPE encoded by the exons ATGCAAGACTCAACCTCCGCTTCCGCCGCCGTCGAACCCGActacaaccaccaccaccaccaataCGCGCAGCTGAAACGGAACAACCGGACCAAGCGGCCGGTCTTCAAGGTTCTCCAGGGGCAGATCGCATTCCGGCTGGTGTGCCACGCGTCAACCGTCGGCGGCCTGATCGGGAGCTCCGGTTCAATCGTGTCGCAGCTCCGACGAGACACCGGTTGCAAAATCCACTGCGAGGACTCAGTCTCCGGCACCGACGACCGGGTCATACTGGTAATTGGGCCGGTTTTACCCCGGAAAGGTGTCGCCTTGTCCGATGGGGACGTCGATTTGGTCGATGTTTCGAGCGCGCAAGAAGCTGTTCTTAGGGTTTTCGAGAGGATTTGTGAGCTCGAAATGGAGAAAGGGTTCAACAACCCCAATAGGGTTGTGAATGGAGAAGTTACGTGCAAGTTGCTGGCTCACACTTCTCAGATTGGTGCGGTCGTTGGAAAAGGAGGAAAGAACATAAGCACAATTAGGAACAATAGTGGTGCCAAGATTAGGGTTTGTCCCTCTCCACAGTGTGCTGCTAAAGATGAGGAGTTACTTCTG ATAACTGGTGGGATTTTGGCTGTAAAGAAAGCACTGATTTCtgtttcttactgtcttcaagATTGTCCCCCATTGAACAAAGTTTCACAACCTGTGGCCACATCCACTGTTAGCTCTTCTGATACATTGTCTCTTGATCCGAATGCTGACCTTTTCCCTCATCTTAATTCATGGTTACTCTCCATGGAAGGTTTATCTATTTATGACTCTTACGATGCATCAAAACGGACAACAAAGTCTAATGGAGCTTCCAGCCATGAGACAAAAGTTACTGAACGTGAAATTGTGTTCAGACTGCTTTGCTCTAATAATGTAGCCGGGAGTGTGATTGGCAAAAAAGGGGCTATAGTCAGAAATCTAGAAAGCAAAACAGGTGCATCTATTATCTTTGCAGCTCCTTTAAGCGAGTTTGCTGAACGCATTGTCACCATTTCTGCTATAGAGGTTAGTCATATGAGAAAGCTGCACTGTGCCACTAATAACCCATGCTATTGGTATTTACAGGGCTCGTTATCT AACCTTGAATCATGTTATTCTCCTTCCCAAGATGCTGTTTTTCTTGTCTTTGCTAGAATTATTGAAGATCACATTGAAAAGGGCTTTCTCTCCATCTCAAGTATGGAGTCACCTGTAACTGTGAGGCTTTTAATTACATCAAGTTCAGTTAGTTGTTTGAGTGGCAATGAAAGTCAAGTAATTTCAGAGTTGAAAGAATTAACTGGTGCTGATATACAAAttttgtatggagaatcagTTCCTACTGCTACAGATAATGATGTTGTATTGCAG ATTACTGGTGCGTACAGATGTGTACAAAATGCCCTATATAAAGTCACTTGTATAATCAGGGATAATTTTTCACCCAATGAGGTGCCTGCTGAATCAAGAATGAAATCCAGTTGGAAACCGAACAAGGATCCTCCAAGGGGTAATCATTTTGGCCACGGAAGATCTTTCCCTTCTGGGAGGTTTCTGCAAAAG AATGTTGCAGTGCATGCTGAAACAATCTCAAAAAATGGAGAGGTACATTCAGATTTAAGCGGGAG AGCAAACTTGCTTGCTACCGTGACAAACACAACCGTGGAGATTGTAGTTTCTGAGCATGTCTTTGGTTCTGTTTATGGCGAAGATGGTGGTAATTTGGATCGAATTAAACAG ATTTCAGGGGCAGATGTTCAAGTTTACGATCCTTGCGCTGGTAAAAGTGGTGGCAGGGTTGTAATATCTGGGACACCGGATCAAACCTTTGCGGCGCAGAGTTTacttcaggcattcattcaaaCTGGGCAAAGAGGACCAGAATGA
- the LOC130978989 gene encoding pentatricopeptide repeat-containing protein At5g65560-like isoform X1, with protein MRKPTLLFVTPLHRHRHHLKPFSSAAPLPQQPYPDHHHSDLPSKLFTILSNPKWRKHPSLKTLIRHLTSSTLSSLFSLDLHPLTALNFFRWILKNHRAFVPTLHSYHALLLILVRNRHLQAAENVRNSMIKTCSSPHDARFVLNSLRQLHNYATGDGNSGFRLSVTSYNRLLMCLSRFAMIDEMNGLCSEMIFDNDEVLPNLITFNTMLNAYCKLGNMILGEIWFSRLLRGGFVPDSFTYTSLILGYCENRDVEKAYRVFRLMPNMGCRRDEVSYTTMIHGLCEARRLDEALMLFAQMEEEHCVPTVRTYTVLIGALFESGKEPEALHLFEEMVNRGCEPNVYTYTVLIDYFCKGGRMDEAMTRLNEMLEKRLAPTVVPYNALIAGYCLWGMMEEAMGILRLMESNKVRPNARTFNELICGYCRSKSMDRAMGLLNKMVATKLSPNLITYNTLIYGLCKAGIVDSASRLIHLMVKDGLSPDHRTLSAYIDCLCRMGRVEAAHQVFDSMREKHIEANEHIYTVLIDGYCKAGKIEDAHLLFKDMLAEECLPNSITFNALIDGLRKDGKMQDALSLVEEMVNHDTKPTVYTYTMLIEEMLKEGNFDRANRTLDQMISSGCQPNVVTYTAFIKSLCSQGRLQDAEDMVVKIKTEGILLDSFIHDLLINAYGCMGQLDSAFDVLKRMFADGCEPSRQTYSILMKYLLNDKHKKKGKNVVGVDLSSINISNDNADLWKIVDFEIINVLFEKMVQYGCVPNVNTYSKLIKGLCKVESFDLAFRLLNHMTERGISPSENIHNSLLSAYCKLGKYEEAVRLLDSMMESSHLAHLQSCKLLICGLVEQGNSDKAEAVFTSLIHCGYYNDEVAWKVLIDGLIKRGSVDQSSKLLNIMLKNGCRLHPATYSMSTLEQNEE; from the coding sequence ATGAGAAAGCCCACGCTCCTTTTCGTCACTCCCCTCCACCGCCACCGCCACCACCTTAAACCCTTCTCTTCAGCCGCTCCTCTTCCCCAACAACCCTACCCCGATCACCACCACTCGGATCTCCCTTCCAAGCTCTTCACCATCCTCTCCAACCCAAAATGGCGAAAACACCCTTCTCTTAAAACCCTAATCCGCCACCTCACCTCATCCACTCTCTCCTCCCTCTTCTCCCTCGACCTCCATCCACTCACCGCCCTCAACTTCTTCCGATGGATCCTCAAAAACCACCGCGCTTTCGTCCCCACTCTCCATTCCTACCATGCTCTCCTTCTCATCCTCGTCCGTAACCGCCACCTCCAAGCCGCCGAGAATGTCCGCAACTCCATGATCAAGACCTGCTCTTCGCCACACGACGCAAGGTTCGTCCTCAACTCTCTTCGCCAATTACACAATTATGCAACTGGTGATGGGAATTCAGGGTTTAGGCTCTCTGTTACTTCCTATAATAGGCTCCTTATGTGCTTGTCGCGTTTCGCTATGATCGATGAAATGAATGGTTTGTGTAGTGAAATGATTTTCGACAATGATGAGGTTTTGCCTAATTTGATTACATTCAATACTATGCTGAATGCGTATTGCAAATTGGGGAACATGATTTTGGGGGAAATATGGTTTTCTAGGCTGTTAAGAGGTGGCTTTGTTCCTGATTCATTTACATATACTTCATTGATATTGGGTTACTGTGAAAATAGAGACGTGGAGAAGGCTTATAGGGTGTTTAGGCTTATGCCGAATATGGGGTGCCGGAGGGATGAGGTCTCGTATACTACTATGATACACGGTCTTTGTGAAGCTCGGCGACTTGATGAAGCTCTCATGTTGTTCGCACAAATGGAGGAGGAGCATTGCGTTCCCACAGTTCGGACTTATACTGTGCTCATTGGTGCTTTATTTGAGTCTGGTAAGGAACCGGAAGCGCTGCATCTATTTGAGGAGATGGTAAACAGAGGTTGCGAGCCAAATGTTTATACCTACACTGTGTTGATTGACTACTTCTGTAAGGGAGGCAGAATGGATGAGGCGATGACAAGATTGAATGAAATGCTCGAGAAAAGGTTGGCGCCCACTGTTGTGCCTTACAATGCCTTGATTGCTGGGTATTGTCTATGGGGAATGATGGAGGAAGCAATGGGTATTCTGCGTCTTATGGAGTCAAATAAAGTTCGTCCAAATGCTCGGACGTTTAATGAACTGATTTGTGGATATTGCAGGAGCAAAAGCATGGACAGGGCAATGGGACTACTTAATAAAATGGTTGCAACTAAGCTGTCACCTAACCTCATTACATATAACACATTAATTTATGGGCTGTGTAAAGCAGGTATAGTGGATAGTGCCAGTCGGTTGATTCACTTGATGGTCAAGGATGGCTTAAGCCCTGATCATCGGACTTTGAGTGCGTATATAGACTGTCTCTGTAGAATGGGTAGAGTTGAAGCAGCTCATCAGGTTTTTGACTCCATGAGGGAAAAACATATTGAAGCAAATGAACATATATATACCGTCTTGATTGATGGGTACTGCAAAGCTGGTAAAATTGAAGATGCCCATTTGTTGTTCAAAGATATGCTTGCTGAGGAATGCTTGCCCAATTCAATCACTTTCAATGCATTGATAGATGGGTTGCGGAAGGATGGAAAAATGCAAGATGCATTGTCATTGGTGGAAGAAATGGTAAACCATGACACAAAGCCCACTGTTTACACCTATACAATGCTAATTGAGGAAATGCTGAAGGAAGGAAACTTTGATCGAGCTAATAGAACTCTTGACCAAATGATCTCTTCTGGATGTCAACCTAATGTGGTCACGTACACTGCATTCATCAAGTCACTTTGCAGTCAAGGAAGATTACAGGATGCTGAGGATATGGTGGTCAAGATTAAAACGGAAGGCATATTGCTAGACTCCTTTATCCATGATTTATTAATTAATGCATACGGATGTATGGGACAACTAGACAGTGCCTTTGATGTTCTCAAGCGCATGTTTGCTGATGGTTGTGAGCCTTCTCGTCAAACCTATTCCATCCTAATGAAGTATCTACTAAATGATAAACATAAGAAGAAAGGCAAGAATGTTGTGGGAGTTGATTTAAGTTCAATCAATATCTCAAATGATAATGCAGATTTGTGGAAGATAGTCGATTTTGAAATTATAAACGTACTCTTTGAGAAAATGGTTCAATATGGTTGTGTACCCAATGTAAACACATACAGCAAGCTTATCAAAGGACTCTGCAAAGTAGAAAGCTTTGATTTAGCTTTTAGATTGTTAAATCATATGACGGAAAGAGGAATCTCTCCCTCCGAGAATATTCATAACTCACTTCTAAGTGCTTACTGCAAGTTGGGAAAGTATGAGGAAGCAGTGAGATTGTTAGATTCTATGATGGAGAGTAGCCATTTAGCACATCTGCAATCTTGTAAGCTTCTCATTTGTGGGCTTGTTGAACAAGGAAACAGTGATAAGGCTGAGGCAGTTTTTACTAGTTTGATACACTGTGGGTATTACAATGATGAAGTGGCTTGGAAAGTTCTAATTGATGGCTTAATCAAGAGGGGATCTGTTGATCAAAGCTCTAAATTGCTGAACATCATGCTGAAGAATGGATGCCGCTTACATCCCGCGACATACTCTATGTCAACGCTGGAACAAAATGAAGAGTAA
- the LOC130982243 gene encoding KH domain-containing protein HEN4 isoform X2 has protein sequence MQDSTSASAAVEPDYNHHHHQYAQLKRNNRTKRPVFKVLQGQIAFRLVCHASTVGGLIGSSGSIVSQLRRDTGCKIHCEDSVSGTDDRVILVIGPVLPRKGVALSDGDVDLVDVSSAQEAVLRVFERICELEMEKGFNNPNRVVNGEVTCKLLAHTSQIGAVVGKGGKNISTIRNNSGAKIRVCPSPQCAAKDEELLLITGGILAVKKALISVSYCLQDCPPLNKVSQPVATSTVSSSDTLSLDPNADLFPHLNSWLLSMEGLSIYDSYDASKRTTKSNGASSHETKVTEREIVFRLLCSNNVAGSVIGKKGAIVRNLESKTGASIIFAAPLSEFAERIVTISAIENLESCYSPSQDAVFLVFARIIEDHIEKGFLSISSMESPVTVRLLITSSSVSCLSGNESQVISELKELTGADIQILYGESVPTATDNDVVLQITGAYRCVQNALYKVTCIIRDNFSPNEVPAESRMKSSWKPNKDPPRGNHFGHGRSFPSGRFLQKNVAVHAETISKNGEVHSDLSGRANLLATVTNTTVEIVVSEHVFGSVYGEDGGNLDRIKQISGADVQVYDPCAGKSGGRVVISGTPDQTFAAQSLLQAFIQTGQRGPE, from the exons ATGCAAGACTCAACCTCCGCTTCCGCCGCCGTCGAACCCGActacaaccaccaccaccaccaataCGCGCAGCTGAAACGGAACAACCGGACCAAGCGGCCGGTCTTCAAGGTTCTCCAGGGGCAGATCGCATTCCGGCTGGTGTGCCACGCGTCAACCGTCGGCGGCCTGATCGGGAGCTCCGGTTCAATCGTGTCGCAGCTCCGACGAGACACCGGTTGCAAAATCCACTGCGAGGACTCAGTCTCCGGCACCGACGACCGGGTCATACTGGTAATTGGGCCGGTTTTACCCCGGAAAGGTGTCGCCTTGTCCGATGGGGACGTCGATTTGGTCGATGTTTCGAGCGCGCAAGAAGCTGTTCTTAGGGTTTTCGAGAGGATTTGTGAGCTCGAAATGGAGAAAGGGTTCAACAACCCCAATAGGGTTGTGAATGGAGAAGTTACGTGCAAGTTGCTGGCTCACACTTCTCAGATTGGTGCGGTCGTTGGAAAAGGAGGAAAGAACATAAGCACAATTAGGAACAATAGTGGTGCCAAGATTAGGGTTTGTCCCTCTCCACAGTGTGCTGCTAAAGATGAGGAGTTACTTCTG ATAACTGGTGGGATTTTGGCTGTAAAGAAAGCACTGATTTCtgtttcttactgtcttcaagATTGTCCCCCATTGAACAAAGTTTCACAACCTGTGGCCACATCCACTGTTAGCTCTTCTGATACATTGTCTCTTGATCCGAATGCTGACCTTTTCCCTCATCTTAATTCATGGTTACTCTCCATGGAAGGTTTATCTATTTATGACTCTTACGATGCATCAAAACGGACAACAAAGTCTAATGGAGCTTCCAGCCATGAGACAAAAGTTACTGAACGTGAAATTGTGTTCAGACTGCTTTGCTCTAATAATGTAGCCGGGAGTGTGATTGGCAAAAAAGGGGCTATAGTCAGAAATCTAGAAAGCAAAACAGGTGCATCTATTATCTTTGCAGCTCCTTTAAGCGAGTTTGCTGAACGCATTGTCACCATTTCTGCTATAGAG AACCTTGAATCATGTTATTCTCCTTCCCAAGATGCTGTTTTTCTTGTCTTTGCTAGAATTATTGAAGATCACATTGAAAAGGGCTTTCTCTCCATCTCAAGTATGGAGTCACCTGTAACTGTGAGGCTTTTAATTACATCAAGTTCAGTTAGTTGTTTGAGTGGCAATGAAAGTCAAGTAATTTCAGAGTTGAAAGAATTAACTGGTGCTGATATACAAAttttgtatggagaatcagTTCCTACTGCTACAGATAATGATGTTGTATTGCAG ATTACTGGTGCGTACAGATGTGTACAAAATGCCCTATATAAAGTCACTTGTATAATCAGGGATAATTTTTCACCCAATGAGGTGCCTGCTGAATCAAGAATGAAATCCAGTTGGAAACCGAACAAGGATCCTCCAAGGGGTAATCATTTTGGCCACGGAAGATCTTTCCCTTCTGGGAGGTTTCTGCAAAAG AATGTTGCAGTGCATGCTGAAACAATCTCAAAAAATGGAGAGGTACATTCAGATTTAAGCGGGAG AGCAAACTTGCTTGCTACCGTGACAAACACAACCGTGGAGATTGTAGTTTCTGAGCATGTCTTTGGTTCTGTTTATGGCGAAGATGGTGGTAATTTGGATCGAATTAAACAG ATTTCAGGGGCAGATGTTCAAGTTTACGATCCTTGCGCTGGTAAAAGTGGTGGCAGGGTTGTAATATCTGGGACACCGGATCAAACCTTTGCGGCGCAGAGTTTacttcaggcattcattcaaaCTGGGCAAAGAGGACCAGAATGA